The Henckelia pumila isolate YLH828 unplaced genomic scaffold, ASM3356847v2 CTG_461:::fragment_3, whole genome shotgun sequence genome window below encodes:
- the LOC140872345 gene encoding uncharacterized protein — protein sequence MGYVLRVRLASFFTGAAVASAAGLYYLHKDYKIAHHAISEQMNGLYESLDGRLSSLEKLKVVEAPIHVEAAE from the exons ATGGGTTATGTGCTGCGAGTGAGGCTTGCATCGTTCTTCACCGGCGCCGCCGTCGCATCTGCCGCGGGTCTCTATTATCTGCATAAGGATTATAAGATAGCTCACCACGCCATTTCTGAACAG ATGAATGGCCTTTATGAATCTCTGGATGGACGTCTGTCATCTTTGGAGAAGTTAAAAGTTGTTGAGGCACCAATTCATGTTGAAGCTGCTGAGTAG
- the LOC140871268 gene encoding glucan endo-1,3-beta-glucosidase 11-like, with translation MPIAMDLIPLLRSCSTFLLIISVSVATFLIPAASVSLGINYGQIANNLLHPEDVKPLLKSIGATGVKLYDADPRVLKAFANSGLEFTVGLGNEYLAKIRDPKQALSWVKINVQSYLPSTKITSIVVGNEVLTLNDSLLSSNLLPAMESIHGALVSLNLDKQVMVTTAHNLGVLDVSYPPSSGSFRRDLNQKLSGILDFHCKVGSPFLINAYPYFAYKANPKQVSLDFVLFEARPGTNLVDPVSGLRYDNMFHAQIDAAYSAVEKLGYKNVCLHISETGWPSKGDADEAGATPENACKYNGNLLKLISAKKGTPMRPNSNLNVHLFALFNENLKPGPTSERNFGLFKPDGTPVYNMGFNVTSLQSSNSSGPATASSSSPAWSGTTSSGYLSITANEAGKKLCFRFSLLMVWLMAMAITHL, from the exons ATGCCAATTGCCATGGATCTCATTCCCCTTCTCCGCAGTTGCTCCACATTTCTACTCATTATTTCAG TATCAGTAGCAACGTTCTTGATACCAGCAGCTTCGGTGTCTCTGGGCATAAACTACGGGCAGATAGCCAACAATCTCCTCCACCCGGAGGACGTGAAGCCTCTCCTCAAATCCATCGGCGCCACCGGAGTGAAGCTCTACGACGCTGATCCACGCGTCCTCAAAGCATTTGCCAACTCGGGCCTCGAGTTCACCGTCGGTCTGGGCAACGAGTACTTGGCCAAGATTAGAGACCCAAAGCAAGCCCTTTCATGGGTCAAGATCAACGTCCAATCCTACTTACCCTCCACCAAAATCACCTCCATTGTCGTCGGAAATGAAGTCCTCACCTTGAACGATTCCCTTCTCTCCTCTAATCTCCTTCCCGCAATGGAAAGCATCCACGGGGCTTTGGTTTCCCTCAACCTCGACAAGCAAGTTATGGTCACTACAGCTCACAATTTGGGCGTATTGGATGTTTCATATCCTCCCTCTTCCGGCTCATTTCGCCGGGATCTTAACCAGAAACTCTCCGGCATTTTGGATTTCCACTGCAAAGTGGGTTCCCCGTTTTTAATCAATGCCTACCCTTACTTCGCCTACAAGGCCAACCCCAAGCAAGTGTCATTAGATTTCGTCCTGTTCGAAGCGCGACCGGGGACTAATTTGGTGGATCCGGTTTCGGGGCTGCGTTACGACAACATGTTTCACGCGCAGATCGACGCTGCATATTCCGCCGTTGAAAAGCTCGGGTACAAAAACGTGTGCTTGCATATCTCGGAAACGGGGTGGCCGTCCAAGGGGGATGCAGATGAGGCCGGGGCCACGCCGGAAAACGCCTGCAAGTACAACGGCAACTTGCTGAAATTGATCTCTGCCAAGAAAGGGACTCCGATGAGGCCCAATTCGAATCTGAATGTACATTTATTCGCGTTGTTTAATGAGAATTTGAAGCCGGGCCCGACTTCTGAACGGAATTTCGGGCTCTTCAAGCCCGATGGGACTCCAGTGTATAACATGGGATTCAACGTGACAAGTTTGCAGAGTAGCAACAGCTCCGGGCCAGCAACAGCCTCTTCTTCGTCGCCGGCGTGGAGTGGCACCACTTCCTCTGGCTACTTGTCCATTACTGCTAATGAAGCT GGGAAGAAGCTTTGtttcagattttcattgttaaTGGTGTGGCTGATGGCAATGGCAATCACCCATTTATAA
- the LOC140872314 gene encoding growth-regulating factor 8-like: MKKKNIISEMKSTSTSMEYSDFGLGLKMQAAESSEFQKTRAFPFNQYQFDSAGNSTHTTPYAGGGVGTFFWDISSIQACGTNEIYASGGGGGMAVPERSLFTASQLHELERQQMIQKYMMASIPVPHELMLPFSRTSSSIADAPQSKMCVASGSGVDSRFSSSKLDPEPWRCRRTDGKKWRCSRNAAADQRYCERHSHKNKPRSRKHVEPKTSTTQPLQASHFSGAIPYDHQARLVGGGSSGTAIPVSTCNYRQQMQQISSRLDLMINRDHTPHQKNVSQSHQQDFKARFEFSHGEYSSSDHSLLPHSKMTSFQENFSLHSNRIHTPPPPPHFIDAWEQEGIKGLSPSSLTLSMSWNRDEQRNENESAERPGGPLGEALCLGNASNSNLLSPNDYYNAYTREDGSHAFKFIR, encoded by the exons atgaagaagaagaacataATTAGCGAAATGAAATCAACGTCAACGTCAATGGAGTACTCTGACTTTGGGCTGGGTTTGAAGATGCAGGCTGCTGAGTCGTCAGAGTTTCAAAAGACGAGGGCATTTCCCTTCAATCAGTATCAGTTTGATTCTGCCGGGAACAGTACTCATACTACCCCGTATGCCGGCGGCGGCGTGGGAACCTTCTTTTGGGACATTTCAAGTATCCAGGCCTGTGGCACTAACGAAATCTATGCTTCAG GCGGCGGCGGCGGGATGGCAGTGCCTGAAAGATCTTTATTCACGGCCTCGCAGTTGCATGAACTAGAAAGACAGCAGATGATACAGAAGTACATGATGGCTTCTATACCAGTTCCTCATGAATTAATGTTACCCTTTTCAAGAACATCATCATCTATTGCTGATGCCCCACAGTCTAAGa TGTGTGTAGCTTCCGGTTCCGGTGTGGATTCAAGATTTTCATCGAGTAAGTTGGATCCAGAGCCATGGAGGTGCAGAAGAACAGATGGTAAAAAATGGAGATGCTCCAGAAACGCTGCGGCGGATCAGAGATATTGCGAGCGCCATTCCCACAAGAACAAACCCCGTTCAAGAAAGCATGTGGAACCTAAAACTAGCACAACTCAGCCCCTTCAAGCTTCTCACTTCTCTGGCGCCATACCATATGACCACCAAGCTAG ACTCGTGGGAGGTGGCAGCAGCGGCACCGCTATTCCTGTCTCTACCTGTAATTACCGACAGCAAATGCAGCAGATATCGTCCAGATTGGACCTAATGATCAATAGAGACCACACACCCCACCAAAAGAATGTGTCCCAATCTCATCAACAAGATTTTAAGGCCAGATTTGAATTCAGTCATGGGGAGTACAGTAGTTCTGATCATTCACTTCTCCCTCATTCCAAAATGACATCTTTTCAAGAAAATTTCTCTCTCCATTCGAACAGAATCCACACACCACCGCCGCCGCCGCATTTCATCGACGCATGGGAGCAAGAAGGGATCAAAGGGCTCTCACCGTCTTCTTTGACGTTATCCATGTCGTGGAATCGAGACGAGCAAAGAAATGAAAACGAGTCCGCGGAAAGACCTGGTGGACCATTGGGTGAAGCATTGTGTCTTGGAAATGCTAGTAACTCAAATCTGCTATCGCCGAATGACTATTATAATGCCTATACTCGTGAGGATggaagtcatgcattcaaatttattCGATAA
- the LOC140871678 gene encoding endoglucanase 1-like — protein sequence MSSSSSSTLNVIMHVRCFTLCFLILSCSAFTSQDYSEALEKSIIFFEGQRSGRLPPNQRLMWRGDSGLSDGSTNHVDLVGGYYDAGDNVKFGLPMAFTTTLLAWSVIEFGNSMQNQLENAKEAVRWGTDYLLKAATATPATLYVQVGDPNMDHRCWERPEDMDTPRNVYKVSPQNPGSDVAAETAAALAAASIVFKDSDPPYSKKLLNTAMKVFDFADRYRGAYSDSLGSVVCPFYCSYSGYHDELLWGASWIHRASENASYLAYIQSNGVTLGADEDDYSFCWDNKRAGTKVLLSKGFLELNIQEFQQYKVHSDNYICSLIPGSPNFQAQYTPGGLFYKGSESNLQYVTTSSFLILTYAKYLNSIGGVISCGTSTVTSENLVALAKKQVDYILGENPSKMSYMVGFGQRYPPRIHHRGSSLPCVHDHSAHIGCGDGFRYLYAASPDPNVLVGAIVGGPDNRDHFLNDRNNYQQSEPATYINAPFVGVLAFFSQELTAV from the exons atgtcttcttcttcttcctcaacATTAAATGTTATCATGCATGTTCGTTGCTTCACTCTATGCTTTCTTATTCTATCTTGCTCCGCATTCACTTCCCAAGATTATTCAGAAGCCCTCGAGAAATCGATCATCTTCTTTGAGGGCCAGAGATCAGGGAGATTGCCCCCGAATCAACGTCTCATGTGGAGGGGTGATTCAGGGCTATCTGATGGCTCTACTAACCAT gTTGACCTCGTAGGAGGATACTATGATGCAGGGGACAACGTCAAATTTGGATTGCCAATGGCTTTTACAACCACACTTCTGGCTTGGAGTGTCATCGAATTCGGCAACTCTATGCAAAATCAGCTAGAGAACGCGAAAGAGGCCGTTCGTTGGGGCACGGATTATCTCTTGAAAGCAGCCACTGCCACTCCAGCCACCTTATACGTTCAA GTGGGAGACCCTAACATGGATCATCGTTGCTGGGAAAGACCCGAGGACATGGACACGCCACGCAATGTGTACAAGGTTTCGCCGCAGAATCCTGGGTCCGATGTTGCAGCCGAAACAGCTGCAGCATTGGCAGCTGCCTCTATCGTGTTCAAAGATTCAGACCCTCCTTATTCCAAGAAACTACTCAACACTGCAATGAAG GTTTTCGATTTTGCTGATCGGTACAGAGGTGCTTACAGCGACTCTCTTGGCTCCGTCGTCTGTCCGTTTTACTGCTCCTATTCAGGATATCAT GATGAGCTTTTGTGGGGAGCTTCATGGATTCACAGAGCTTCTGAAAATGCCTCGTATTTGGCTTACATTCAGTCGAACGGTGTCACGCTCGGGGCCGATGAAGACGATTACTCGTTTTGTTGGGATAACAAGCGAGCTGGAACAAAAGTTCTACTCTCCAAG GGCTTCTTAGAACTGAATATTCAAGAATTTCAACAGTACAAAGTGCATTCAGACAATTATATATGTTCACTGATCCCTGGATCACCCAATTTCCAGGCACAGTATACTCCAG GGGGACTTTTCTATAAGGGAAGTGAAAGCAATCTCCAATACGTGACCACATCAAGCTTCCTCATTCTAACGTATGCCAAATATCTCAACTCAATTGGAGGAGTGATCTCTTGTGGGACTTCCACCGTCACCTCAGAAAACCTCGTCGCCTTAGCCAAGAAACAAGTCGACTACATATTAGGCGAAAATCCGTCCAAAATGTCGTACATGGTTGGATTCGGGCAGAGATATCCGCCACGCATACATCACAGAGGTTCTTCCTTACCATGTGTGCATGATCACTCAGCTCACATAGGATGTGGTGATGGATTCCGGTACTTGTACGCGGCTTCGCCTGATCCGAATGTTCTTGTAGGAGCCATCGTAGGTGGTCCAGACAACCGAGATCATTTTTTGAACGACAGAAACAATTATCAACAATCTGAGCCAGCTACTTATATCAATGCTCCATTCGTTGGAGTTTTGGCATTCTTTTCACAAGAATTAACAGCAGTTTAG
- the LOC140871269 gene encoding beta-1,6-galactosyltransferase GALT31A-like, whose amino-acid sequence MGLILRSRPKYKAGNGGNGSGVSAKWVSALCIFSFCLGVLVVNRFWTLPNLIDTEKIDTSVRKYVTGDIYPATRCVKKKEPFDVVSQVSQTDDVITTLDKTISSLEMQLIAARAAKAEKAEKHSGMESRLEASNNHPKLLFVMGIITAFSSRKRRDSIRETWMPQGEYLKKLEKEKGIIVRFVIGHSAAPGGVLDRAIDAEDAQHRDFFRLNHIEGYHELSAKTQTYFSAAAATWDANFYIKVDDDVHVNLGTISSLLTRHLLKPRVYIGCMKSGPVLAHKGVKYHEPEYWKFGEEGNKYFRHATGQIYAISKDLATYISVNRHVLHKYANEDVSLGSWFIGLDVEHIDDRSLCCGTPPDCEWKTQAGNPCGASFDWSCSGVCKSVERMEQVHQRCGEGSLGINSSF is encoded by the exons ATGGGGTTGATCCTCCGGAGCAGGCCTAAGTATAAAGCAGGCAATGGCGGAAATGGTAGCGGTGTTTCCGCTAAATGGGTCTCGGCGTTATGCATTTTTAGCTTCTGTTTGGGAGTTCTCGTCGTTAACAG ATTTTGGACCCTACCAAATTTAATTGATACGGAGAAGATCGATACATCTGTGAGGAAATATGTGACTGGTGACATTTATCCGGCTACTAGGTGTGTGAAAAAG AAAGAACCTTTTGACGTAGTTTCTCAAGTTTCACAAACAGACGACGTAATCAC GACATTAGATAAAACCATATCTTCCCTAGAAATGCAGTTAATTGCTGCGAGAGCAGCTAAAGCTGAAAAAGCCGAAAAACATAGTGGCATGGAATCAAGGCTAGAGGCATCAAATAATCATCCAAAGTTACTCTTTGTCATGGGGATCATTACTGCATTCAGCAGCAGAAAACGTAGGGATTCCATTCGGGAAACGTGGATGCCTCAAG GGGAGTATTTAAAGAAGCTGGAGAAAGAGAAAGGAATCATCGTACGATTTGTGATAGGGCACAG TGCTGCTCCTGGTGGGGTTTTGGATCGAGCTATTGATGCTGAAGATGCACAGCACAGGGATTTCTTTCGATTG AACCACATAGAAGGGTATCATGAGTTGTCCGCAAAGACCCAAACTTACTTTTCAGCTGCTGCTGCCACGTGGGATGCCAATTTCTATATTAAAGTTGATGATGATGTACATGTCAATCTCG GTACCATAAGTTCTTTATTAACCCGCCATCTGTTGAAACCCCGTGTTTATATTGGTTGCATGAAGTCTGGACCTGTTCTAGCGCATAA AGGAGTCAAGTACCACGAACCAGAATACTGGAAATTTGGCGAAGAAGGAAACAAATATTTTAGGCATGCAACAGGACAAATCTATGCAATTTCCAAAGATTTGGCTACCTATATATCTGTTAACAG ACACGTACTTCATAAGTACGCAAACGAAGATGTATCTCTTGGATCATGGTTCATCGGTCTTGATGTAGAGCATATTGATGATCGAAGCCTGTGCTGTGGAACTCCCCCTG ATTGCGAGTGGAAGACTCAGGCCGGAAACCCTTGTGGCGCATCGTTTGATTGGAGCTGTAGCGGCGTATGCAAGTCGGTTGAAAGGATGGAACAAGTTCATCAGCGTTGTGGCGAGGGGTCACTTGGGATCAACTCCAGTTTTTGA
- the LOC140871910 gene encoding uncharacterized protein, with translation MGNCLIGGMGDGDRSAVIKVTTLNGGVMEFHTPVTAESITDEFPGHGIFRSHDLFWKPLPHSQLLAAGDSYHLLPLLDNIVTSGGAGTKAARLGHVRSNSAPDQPAGAAAAPYRMSFHSPSGLTKRAAARGFWKVKLVISPEQLMEILSEEERTEELIESVRTVGKCGRCVYGSDEWSFCSSRNAASNSNKDASLLLLDL, from the coding sequence ATGGGGAATTGCTTGATCGGAGGCATGGGAGACGGCGACCGGTCCGCCGTCATCAAAGTTACGACGTTAAACGGCGGCGTAATGGAATTCCACACCCCAGTAACGGCGGAATCCATCACAGACGAGTTCCCCGGCCACGGAATATTCCGGAGCCACGACCTCTTCTGGAAGCCGTTACCCCACAGCCAACTCCTCGCCGCGGGGGATTCTTACCACCTGCTCCCGCTGCTGGACAACATCGTCACGAGCGGCGGTGCCGGAACAAAAGCGGCGAGGTTGGGGCACGTGAGATCTAACAGCGCCCCGGATCAACCCGCAGGTGCGGCGGCGGCGCCGTACAGGATGTCTTTCCATAGCCCATCTGGGCTGACGAAGAGGGCGGCGGCGCGTGGGTTTTGGAAAGTGAAGCTGGTTATCAGCCCGGAGCAGTTGATGGAGATATTGTCGGAGGAGGAGAGGACGGAGGAGCTGATAGAGAGCGTGAGAACTGTGGGGAAGTGCGGGAGGTGTGTGTACGGATCCGATGAGTGGAGCTTTTGTAGCAGTAGAAATGCGGCTTCTAATTCTAACAAAGATGCTTCCTTATTATTATTAGACTTGTAA